A single Pseudomonas sp. MM223 DNA region contains:
- a CDS encoding Beta-xylosidase yields the protein MKLSLLGLAMGLASQAALAAPNAPPLQDKQAFIEHLISQMTEAEKIGQLRLISIGPEMPHEKIREEIAAGRIGGTFNSRTAPENRPMQDAAMRSRLKIPMFFAYDTIHGERTIFPIGLGMAATWDMDAVAKVGRTAAIEASADALDMTFAPMVDIARDPRWGRTSEGFGEDTYLTSRIGQVMVRSFQGSSPANPDSIMAIVKHFALYGAVEGGRDYNTVDMSLPKMYNDYLPPYRAALDAGAGGVMVALNSINGVPATSNTWLMNDLLRKEWGFKGVTISDHGAIQELIRHGVARDGREAAKLAIKAGIDMSMNDTLYGEELPGLLKSGEVTQRELDQAVREVLGAKYDMGLFKDPYVRIGKAETDLKDYYGNDRLHREAARDVARRSLVLLENRNQTLPLKKAGTIALVGPLADAPIDMMGSWAADGKPVHSVTVREGLRRAVEGKAKLVYAKGSNVTGDKAILDYLNFLNFDAPEIVDDPRPPAVLIDEAVKAARQSDVVVAVVGESRGMSHESSSRTTLEIPASQRELIKALKATGKPLVLVLMNGRPLSISWEREQADAILETWFAGTEGGNAIADVLFGDYNPSGKLAITFPRSVGQIPMYYNHTRIGRPFTPGKPGNYTSQYFEEPNGPLYPFGYGLSYSSFELSGLQLSNKDLKRGDTLEATVTVANTGKVAGETVVQLYLQDVSASMSRPVKELKNFQKLMLKPGESRTLTFSINEEDLKFYNGQLQRVAEPGEFNVQIGLDSQAVQQQSFELL from the coding sequence ATGAAATTGTCTTTGCTGGGCCTGGCCATGGGCCTTGCCAGTCAGGCGGCCCTCGCCGCCCCCAACGCCCCGCCCCTGCAGGACAAGCAGGCGTTCATCGAGCACCTGATCAGCCAGATGACCGAGGCCGAGAAAATCGGCCAGCTGCGCCTGATCAGCATCGGCCCGGAAATGCCCCACGAAAAGATCCGCGAGGAAATCGCCGCTGGCCGCATCGGCGGTACCTTCAATTCGCGCACCGCGCCCGAAAACCGCCCGATGCAGGATGCGGCCATGCGCAGCCGCCTGAAGATCCCGATGTTCTTCGCCTACGACACCATCCATGGCGAGCGCACCATTTTCCCGATCGGCCTGGGCATGGCCGCCACCTGGGACATGGACGCCGTCGCCAAGGTTGGCCGCACTGCAGCCATCGAGGCCTCGGCCGACGCCCTGGACATGACCTTTGCACCGATGGTCGATATCGCCCGCGATCCGCGCTGGGGCCGCACCAGTGAAGGCTTCGGCGAGGACACCTACCTGACCTCCAGAATCGGCCAGGTGATGGTGCGCTCGTTCCAGGGCAGCAGCCCGGCCAACCCCGACAGCATCATGGCCATCGTCAAGCACTTCGCCCTGTATGGTGCAGTGGAAGGCGGGCGCGACTACAACACGGTCGATATGAGCCTGCCGAAAATGTACAACGACTACCTGCCGCCCTACCGTGCCGCGCTCGACGCCGGTGCTGGCGGGGTGATGGTGGCGCTGAATTCGATCAACGGTGTGCCGGCCACCTCCAACACCTGGCTGATGAATGACCTGCTGCGCAAGGAATGGGGCTTCAAAGGCGTGACCATCAGCGACCACGGCGCCATCCAGGAACTGATCCGCCATGGCGTCGCCCGCGACGGCCGTGAAGCCGCCAAGCTGGCGATCAAGGCCGGCATCGACATGAGCATGAACGACACCCTGTACGGCGAAGAGCTGCCAGGCCTGCTGAAGTCCGGCGAAGTGACCCAGCGCGAACTGGACCAGGCGGTACGCGAAGTGCTCGGCGCCAAGTACGACATGGGCCTGTTCAAGGACCCGTACGTGCGCATCGGCAAAGCCGAAACCGACCTGAAAGATTATTACGGCAACGACCGCCTGCACCGCGAAGCTGCGCGTGATGTTGCACGCCGCAGCCTGGTGCTGCTGGAGAACCGCAACCAGACCCTGCCGCTGAAAAAGGCCGGCACCATTGCCCTGGTCGGCCCGCTGGCCGATGCCCCCATCGACATGATGGGCAGCTGGGCCGCTGACGGCAAACCGGTGCATTCGGTGACCGTGCGCGAAGGCCTGCGCCGCGCCGTGGAAGGCAAAGCCAAGCTGGTCTACGCCAAAGGCTCCAACGTCACGGGCGACAAGGCGATCCTCGATTACCTGAACTTCCTCAACTTCGATGCCCCGGAAATCGTCGATGACCCACGCCCGCCTGCGGTGCTGATCGATGAAGCGGTCAAGGCAGCCAGGCAATCTGATGTGGTGGTGGCAGTGGTCGGTGAGTCCCGCGGCATGTCCCACGAGTCGTCGAGCCGTACCACCCTGGAAATCCCGGCCAGCCAGCGCGAGCTCATCAAGGCCCTCAAGGCCACAGGCAAACCGCTGGTACTGGTGCTGATGAACGGCCGGCCGCTGTCGATCAGCTGGGAGCGCGAGCAGGCCGACGCCATCCTCGAAACCTGGTTCGCTGGCACCGAGGGCGGCAACGCCATTGCCGATGTGCTGTTCGGCGACTACAACCCGTCCGGCAAGCTGGCCATCACCTTCCCACGCTCGGTCGGGCAGATCCCGATGTACTACAACCACACCCGCATAGGCCGGCCCTTCACCCCGGGCAAGCCGGGCAACTACACCTCGCAGTACTTCGAAGAGCCCAACGGCCCGCTGTACCCGTTCGGCTACGGGCTGAGCTACAGCAGCTTCGAGCTCTCGGGCCTGCAGCTGTCGAACAAGGACCTCAAGCGCGGCGACACACTGGAGGCCACGGTGACGGTGGCGAACACCGGCAAGGTCGCCGGCGAGACCGTGGTGCAGCTGTACCTGCAGGATGTATCGGCGTCGATGAGCCGCCCGGTCAAGGAACTGAAGAACTTCCAGAAGCTGATGCTCAAGCCAGGCGAGTCTCGCACCTTGACCTTCAGCATCAATGAGGAAGACCTGAAGTTCTACAATGGCCAGCTGCAACGGGTTGCCGAGCCAGGGGAGTTCAATGTCCAGATCGGGCTGGATTCCCAAGCGGTGCAGCAGCAGAGCTTCGAACTGCTGTAA
- the dctB_3 gene encoding C4-dicarboxylate transport sensor protein DctB (*Name dctB_3), producing the protein MPFSFRALRLGLITLLILLGTVLSAGWAMHQAKRQAMEDDAQRASQQLGLYANTLHTLIDRYRALPAVLALDPELIAALRGPASEQVQDALNRKLERINGAANSSTLELLDRTGLAIAASNWRLPSSYVGSNYGFRPYFKQTRSQGSGRFYAVGVTSGVPGYFLASAVNDEHGRFLGAMVVKLEFPELEREWRQGSDILLVSDARGITFIANQDGWRYRELQPLSGADRAELAQTRQYDKQPLVPLQHQALTRFAANSTLSRVQGPEGSAEYLWESLPLEGEDWTLHLLRKPQVTADGRNAALGAAAVWLSLVFAALFVSQRLRLARLRQRSREELKRQVEERTRELRTAQEGLVQSAKLAALGQMSAAMAHEINQPLTTQRMQLETLRLLLDHGRHDEARQALEPLEQMLTRMAALTSHLKTFARNSPVGLRERLDLATVVDQALHLLETRIRSEEVEVALYLARPAWVRGDAIRLEQVLINLLRNALDAMADKRYKRLEVRIELDGEQWRLSVLDSGGGIAEANLAKVFDPFFTTKPVGEGLGLGLAISYGIVHEAGGQLQAENLPGGARLSLTLPRDLEPVC; encoded by the coding sequence ATGCCCTTTTCCTTTCGCGCCCTGCGTCTGGGGCTGATCACCCTGCTCATCCTGCTGGGTACCGTCCTCAGTGCCGGTTGGGCCATGCACCAGGCCAAGCGCCAAGCCATGGAAGACGACGCCCAGCGTGCCAGCCAGCAGTTGGGCCTGTACGCCAATACCCTGCACACCCTGATTGACCGCTACCGGGCCTTGCCCGCGGTGCTGGCGCTGGACCCGGAGCTGATCGCCGCCCTGCGCGGCCCGGCCAGCGAACAGGTGCAGGACGCCCTGAACCGCAAGCTTGAACGCATCAACGGCGCAGCAAACTCCTCCACCCTCGAGCTGCTTGACCGCACCGGCCTGGCCATCGCCGCCAGCAACTGGCGGCTGCCCAGCAGTTACGTCGGTTCCAACTACGGCTTCAGGCCCTACTTCAAGCAAACCCGCAGCCAGGGCAGTGGCCGCTTCTATGCCGTGGGCGTGACCAGTGGCGTGCCGGGCTACTTCCTTGCCAGCGCGGTGAACGACGAGCATGGCCGCTTCCTCGGTGCCATGGTGGTGAAGCTGGAGTTCCCCGAACTGGAACGCGAGTGGCGTCAGGGCAGCGACATCCTGCTGGTGAGCGACGCCCGTGGCATCACCTTCATCGCCAACCAGGACGGCTGGCGCTATCGCGAACTGCAACCGCTCAGTGGAGCAGACCGTGCCGAGCTCGCGCAAACCCGTCAGTACGACAAGCAGCCACTGGTGCCCCTGCAGCACCAGGCACTGACCCGTTTTGCCGCCAACAGCACCCTCAGCCGCGTGCAAGGCCCGGAAGGCAGTGCCGAGTATTTGTGGGAAAGCCTGCCGCTGGAGGGCGAAGACTGGACCTTGCACCTGCTGCGCAAACCGCAGGTCACTGCCGACGGCCGCAATGCCGCTTTGGGCGCCGCCGCCGTCTGGTTGAGCCTGGTGTTCGCCGCACTGTTCGTCAGCCAGCGGTTGCGCCTGGCTCGCCTGCGCCAGCGCAGCCGCGAAGAGCTCAAGCGCCAGGTCGAGGAGCGCACCCGCGAGCTGCGCACGGCTCAGGAGGGCCTTGTGCAATCAGCCAAGTTGGCGGCGCTCGGGCAGATGTCGGCAGCCATGGCCCACGAAATCAACCAGCCGCTGACCACCCAGCGCATGCAACTGGAAACCCTGCGCCTGCTGCTCGACCATGGCCGCCATGACGAAGCGCGCCAGGCTTTGGAGCCACTGGAGCAGATGCTTACGCGTATGGCCGCGCTCACCAGCCACCTGAAAACCTTTGCCCGCAACAGCCCGGTCGGCCTGCGCGAGCGCCTTGACCTGGCCACCGTGGTCGACCAGGCACTGCACCTGCTGGAAACCCGCATTCGCAGCGAAGAGGTAGAGGTTGCCCTGTACCTGGCGCGCCCGGCCTGGGTACGCGGCGATGCCATTCGCCTGGAGCAAGTGCTGATCAACCTGTTGCGCAATGCCCTCGACGCCATGGCCGACAAGCGTTACAAACGCCTGGAAGTCCGCATCGAACTCGACGGCGAGCAGTGGCGCTTGAGTGTGCTGGATTCGGGTGGCGGTATTGCCGAGGCCAACTTGGCCAAGGTCTTCGACCCGTTCTTTACCACCAAGCCGGTGGGAGAAGGCCTGGGGTTGGGGCTGGCCATTTCCTATGGCATCGTCCACGAGGCCGGTGGCCAGCTGCAAGCCGAAAACCTGCCCGGTGGTGCACGCCTGAGCCTTACCCTGCCCCGTGACCTGGAGCCTGTATGTTGA
- the dctD_3 gene encoding C4-dicarboxylate transport transcriptional regulatory protein DctD (*Name dctD_3): MLNSVIVVDDEASIRTAVEQWLSLSGFSVQLFARAEECLAHLPRHFPGVIISDVRMPGMDGLQLLERLQADDPDLPVILLTGHGDVPMAVEAMRTGAYDFLEKPFTPQHLLGSLRRALEKRQLVLENRRLHEQADLKSRLEGTLLGMSQGLQQLRRQVLELASLPVNVLIRGETGSGKERVARCLHDFGPRASKPFVALNCAAIPEALFEAELFGHESGAFTGAQGKRIGKLEYANGGTVFLDEIESMPLAQQAKLLRVIQEQKLERLGANQSISVDLRVIAATKPDLLEEARAGRFREDLAYRLNVAELRLAPLRERREDIPLLFEHFARATGEKLGRAAQVLSSVQLAQLLTHDWPGNVRGWPMRQNGMHWG, translated from the coding sequence ATGTTGAATTCAGTGATCGTTGTCGATGATGAAGCCAGTATCCGCACTGCGGTCGAGCAATGGCTCAGCCTGTCCGGCTTCAGCGTGCAACTGTTCGCGCGCGCCGAAGAGTGCCTGGCGCACCTGCCACGGCACTTTCCCGGGGTCATCATCAGCGATGTGCGCATGCCGGGTATGGATGGCCTGCAACTGCTCGAACGCCTGCAGGCGGACGATCCCGACTTGCCAGTGATCTTGCTGACCGGCCACGGCGATGTGCCCATGGCAGTGGAAGCCATGCGCACTGGCGCCTACGACTTCCTCGAAAAGCCCTTTACCCCGCAGCACCTGCTGGGCAGCCTGCGTCGGGCCCTGGAGAAGCGCCAACTGGTGCTGGAAAACCGCCGGCTGCACGAACAGGCAGACCTCAAGTCACGCCTGGAAGGCACCCTGCTGGGCATGTCACAGGGCCTGCAACAGCTGCGCCGACAAGTACTGGAACTGGCCAGCCTGCCGGTCAATGTACTGATCCGTGGTGAAACCGGCAGTGGCAAGGAGCGCGTGGCTCGCTGCCTGCACGATTTTGGGCCGCGTGCCAGCAAACCCTTCGTCGCACTCAACTGCGCGGCCATCCCCGAGGCGCTGTTCGAGGCCGAGCTGTTCGGCCATGAAAGCGGTGCTTTTACCGGCGCCCAGGGGAAGCGCATCGGCAAGCTGGAGTATGCCAACGGGGGCACCGTGTTTCTCGACGAAATCGAGAGCATGCCGCTGGCGCAGCAGGCCAAGCTGTTGCGTGTGATTCAGGAGCAGAAGCTTGAGCGCCTGGGTGCCAACCAGAGCATCAGCGTCGACCTGCGTGTCATTGCCGCGACCAAACCCGATCTGCTCGAAGAAGCCCGTGCGGGGCGTTTTCGCGAAGACCTTGCCTATCGCCTGAATGTGGCCGAACTGCGCCTGGCACCGCTGCGTGAGCGGCGTGAAGACATCCCTCTGCTGTTCGAGCACTTTGCCCGTGCAACTGGCGAAAAGCTCGGTCGTGCTGCGCAGGTGCTGTCGAGTGTACAGCTGGCACAGCTGCTGACCCATGACTGGCCGGGCAACGTGCGGGGCTGGCCAATGCGGCAGAACGGCATGCATTGGGGCTGA
- the kgtP_1 gene encoding Alpha-ketoglutarate permease (*Name kgtP_1) gives MGGLGMQRPQMNHPAPIWHTFCNCLGKLRHGALHKNNEKVSLMDNATSLPAGAATAPAAEKTTASRLKSIFSGSIGNMVEWYDWYVYAAFSLYFAKAFFPAGDSTAQLLNTAAIFAVGFLMRPIGGWLMGLYADRKGRKAALMASVLLMCAGSLVIALTPGYETIGVAAPVLLVIARLLQGLSVGGEYGTSATYLSEMASKERRGFFSSFQYVTLISGQLIALAVLIILQQTLTTEQLYAWGWRVPFVIGALCAVVALYLRRGMEETASFTKKEKAKESLMRTLLRHPKELMTVVGLTMGGTLAFYTYTTYMQKYLVNTVGMSISDSTTISAATLFLFMCLQPVIGGLSDKIGRRPILIAFGVLGTLFTVPILSTLHTIQTWWGAFFLIMAALIIVSGYTSINAVVKAELFPTEIRALGVGLPYALTVSIFGGTAEYVALWFKSAGMESGFYWYVTACIACSLLVYATMKDTKQHSRITTD, from the coding sequence ATGGGGGGCCTGGGCATGCAGCGCCCTCAAATGAATCACCCCGCACCCATTTGGCACACCTTCTGCAATTGCCTTGGCAAGCTGCGCCACGGCGCGCTCCACAAAAACAACGAGAAGGTATCCCTGATGGATAACGCCACCTCCCTGCCCGCTGGGGCGGCCACTGCGCCTGCCGCAGAAAAAACCACCGCCAGCCGTTTGAAGTCGATCTTCAGCGGGTCCATCGGCAACATGGTCGAATGGTACGACTGGTACGTCTACGCCGCATTCTCGCTGTACTTCGCCAAGGCCTTCTTCCCGGCCGGTGACTCCACCGCACAATTGCTGAACACCGCCGCGATCTTCGCCGTGGGCTTCCTCATGCGCCCGATCGGCGGCTGGCTGATGGGCCTGTACGCCGACCGCAAAGGCCGCAAGGCCGCGCTGATGGCCTCGGTACTGCTGATGTGCGCAGGCTCGCTGGTCATTGCCCTGACCCCGGGCTACGAAACCATCGGCGTTGCCGCACCGGTCCTGCTGGTCATCGCACGTCTGCTGCAAGGCCTGTCGGTGGGTGGCGAGTACGGCACCTCGGCCACTTACCTCAGCGAAATGGCCAGCAAGGAACGCCGTGGCTTCTTCTCCAGCTTCCAGTACGTGACCCTGATCTCCGGCCAGCTCATCGCCCTCGCTGTTCTGATCATCCTGCAGCAGACCCTGACCACCGAGCAGCTGTATGCCTGGGGCTGGCGCGTGCCGTTCGTGATCGGTGCGCTGTGCGCAGTGGTTGCCCTGTACCTGCGTCGCGGCATGGAAGAAACCGCCTCGTTCACCAAGAAGGAAAAGGCCAAGGAAAGCCTGATGCGCACCCTGCTGCGCCACCCCAAGGAGCTGATGACCGTGGTCGGCCTGACCATGGGCGGCACCCTGGCCTTCTACACCTACACCACCTACATGCAGAAGTACCTGGTCAACACCGTGGGCATGAGCATCAGCGACTCAACCACCATATCGGCCGCTACGCTGTTCCTGTTCATGTGCCTACAGCCGGTGATCGGTGGCTTGTCCGACAAGATCGGCCGACGCCCGATCCTGATTGCCTTCGGTGTGCTCGGCACGCTGTTCACCGTACCGATCCTCAGCACCCTGCACACCATCCAGACCTGGTGGGGCGCGTTCTTCCTGATCATGGCGGCGCTGATCATCGTCAGCGGCTACACCTCGATCAACGCCGTGGTCAAGGCAGAGCTGTTCCCAACGGAAATCCGCGCCTTGGGCGTGGGCCTGCCATACGCCCTGACCGTGTCGATCTTCGGCGGCACCGCCGAGTACGTGGCCCTGTGGTTCAAGAGCGCTGGCATGGAGAGCGGCTTCTACTGGTACGTCACCGCCTGTATCGCCTGTTCACTGCTGGTCTACGCGACCATGAAGGACACCAAGCAGCACTCGCGGATTACGACTGATTGA
- the rhaS_11 gene encoding HTH-type transcriptional activator RhaS (*Name rhaS_11) — MTTATSIDPLLEQQRLELAELIRRHAGEPHGPASAIDDLYLVRYTENVRSVPTLAQPALCILAQGSKTLFLGDEQYAYDPLHYMVVSVTLPLSGVKLDASPENPSLGLRMDLDPAEISQLIAESGPMLVPNRPSGRGLYVERTDAALLDALLRLLRLLDTPRDITMLAPLFRREILYRLLRGPQGCRLYEIALANSQTHRVCQAITWLNNNYQQPLRIEDLAREVNLSTSTLHHRFKAVTSMSPLQYQKQLRLQEARRLMLNDGLEAAVAAYRVGYESPSQFSREYSRLYGAPPIRDVARLRATAG, encoded by the coding sequence ATGACCACCGCCACGTCGATCGACCCGCTCCTGGAACAGCAGCGCCTGGAACTGGCCGAGCTGATCCGTCGCCACGCCGGCGAACCCCATGGCCCGGCATCGGCCATCGATGACCTGTACCTGGTGCGCTACACCGAGAACGTGCGCTCGGTGCCGACCTTGGCACAACCTGCGTTGTGCATCCTCGCTCAGGGCAGCAAAACCCTGTTCCTCGGTGACGAGCAGTACGCTTACGACCCGCTGCACTACATGGTGGTGTCGGTAACCTTGCCGCTGAGCGGCGTGAAGCTCGACGCCAGCCCGGAGAACCCCAGCCTGGGCCTGCGTATGGACCTGGACCCGGCCGAGATCAGCCAGCTGATCGCCGAAAGCGGGCCGATGCTGGTACCCAACCGGCCTTCGGGCCGTGGCTTGTACGTGGAAAGGACTGATGCAGCATTGCTCGACGCCTTGCTGCGGCTGCTGCGGCTGCTGGACACCCCGCGTGACATCACCATGCTCGCGCCGCTGTTTCGCCGGGAGATTCTCTATCGCCTGTTGCGTGGGCCGCAGGGTTGCCGGCTGTATGAAATAGCCTTGGCCAACAGCCAGACCCACCGGGTTTGCCAGGCCATTACCTGGCTGAACAACAACTACCAGCAGCCGCTGCGCATCGAGGACCTGGCCCGTGAGGTCAACCTCAGCACCTCGACCTTGCACCATCGTTTCAAGGCGGTGACCTCGATGAGCCCGTTGCAGTACCAGAAGCAGTTACGCCTGCAGGAGGCGCGGCGGTTGATGCTCAACGACGGGCTAGAGGCAGCGGTGGCGGCCTATCGGGTGGGGTATGAAAGCCCTTCTCAGTTCAGCCGTGAATACAGCCGGCTGTATGGCGCGCCGCCGATTCGGGATGTGGCCAGATTGAGAGCCACTGCTGGCTGA
- the aruI_2 gene encoding putative 2-ketoarginine decarboxylase AruI (*Name aruI_2), with protein sequence MATCGEVLVNLLEGYGVDHVFGIPGVHTVELYRGLAGSSIRHITPRHEQGAGFMADGYARTRGKPGVCFIITGPGMTNITTAMGQAYADSIPMLVISSVQSRDQLGGGRGKLHELPNQAALVSGVAAFSHTLMSAADLPQVLARAFAVFESARPRPVHIEIPLDVLVEPADFLLPGRPVRGSRAGAAPQAVVQMAERLAGAKRPLILAGGGALAAGAALARLAEHLQAPVALTINAKGLLPASHPLQIGSTQSLPATRALVAEADVVLAIGTELAETDYDVTFKGGFEIPGSLLRIDIDPDQTMRNYLPELALVADAELAVEALLGALQAQPQPVCESTWGVARVSSLRQALAAGWDQPTLSQTRLLNAILERLPNAVLVGDSTQPVYTGNLTLDMDQPRRWFNASTGYGTLGYALPAAMGAWLGSAEQADERAPAVCLIGDGGLQFTLPELASAVEAQVPLIVLLWNNQGYEEIKKYMVNRAIEPVGVDIHTPDFIGVARALGAAAEHVADVAQLQAALGQAVERKGPTLIQVDQNQWQETVSG encoded by the coding sequence ATGGCAACCTGCGGCGAAGTACTGGTCAATCTCCTTGAAGGCTATGGCGTTGACCATGTCTTCGGCATTCCCGGTGTACATACCGTGGAGCTCTACCGTGGCCTGGCGGGCTCGTCCATTCGCCACATCACCCCGCGCCACGAGCAGGGGGCCGGGTTCATGGCTGACGGCTATGCGCGCACCCGTGGCAAACCCGGGGTGTGCTTCATCATTACCGGCCCGGGCATGACCAACATCACCACGGCCATGGGCCAGGCCTATGCCGACTCGATCCCGATGCTGGTGATTTCCAGCGTGCAGTCCCGTGACCAGCTGGGCGGTGGCCGCGGCAAGCTGCACGAGTTGCCCAACCAGGCGGCGCTGGTGTCGGGTGTGGCCGCGTTTTCCCACACCTTGATGAGTGCTGCCGACCTGCCGCAGGTACTGGCGCGGGCATTTGCCGTGTTCGAAAGCGCCCGGCCGCGCCCGGTGCACATCGAAATCCCGCTGGACGTGCTGGTTGAACCGGCCGACTTCCTGCTGCCGGGCCGCCCGGTGCGTGGCAGCCGGGCAGGGGCAGCGCCGCAGGCCGTGGTACAGATGGCCGAGCGACTGGCAGGCGCCAAGCGGCCGTTGATCCTGGCGGGCGGTGGTGCGTTGGCTGCGGGTGCTGCGCTGGCGCGCCTGGCCGAACACCTTCAGGCCCCGGTGGCGCTGACCATCAATGCCAAGGGTTTGCTGCCGGCCAGCCACCCGCTGCAAATCGGTTCGACCCAGTCGCTGCCGGCTACACGGGCGTTGGTGGCTGAGGCCGATGTGGTGTTGGCAATCGGTACAGAATTGGCCGAAACCGATTATGACGTGACCTTCAAGGGTGGTTTCGAGATCCCGGGCAGCCTGCTGCGCATCGACATCGACCCGGACCAGACCATGCGTAACTACCTGCCGGAGCTGGCGCTGGTAGCCGATGCCGAGTTGGCCGTCGAAGCCTTGTTGGGTGCCTTGCAAGCCCAGCCGCAACCTGTGTGCGAAAGCACCTGGGGTGTGGCTCGCGTGTCCAGCCTGCGCCAGGCACTGGCGGCAGGTTGGGACCAGCCAACCCTCAGCCAGACGCGTTTGTTGAACGCGATCCTCGAGCGACTGCCCAATGCCGTGCTGGTGGGCGATTCGACCCAGCCGGTGTACACCGGCAACCTGACCCTGGACATGGACCAGCCGCGCCGTTGGTTCAACGCGTCGACCGGCTATGGCACCTTGGGTTACGCCCTGCCTGCGGCCATGGGGGCTTGGTTGGGCAGTGCCGAGCAGGCCGACGAACGTGCGCCGGCAGTGTGCCTGATTGGGGACGGCGGTTTGCAGTTCACCCTGCCAGAGCTGGCCAGCGCGGTGGAGGCGCAGGTGCCGCTGATCGTACTGCTGTGGAATAACCAGGGGTACGAGGAAATCAAGAAGTACATGGTCAACCGGGCGATCGAACCGGTCGGGGTAGACATCCATACCCCTGACTTCATCGGCGTGGCGCGGGCGCTAGGGGCTGCGGCGGAGCATGTGGCGGATGTGGCGCAGTTGCAGGCGGCGCTGGGGCAGGCGGTGGAGCGCAAGGGGCCGACCTTGATTCAGGTTGACCAGAATCAGTGGCAGGAAACAGTGTCGGGTTGA
- the gcvA_16 gene encoding Glycine cleavage system transcriptional activator (*Name gcvA_16): MKRLPPLPALHTFLVTAQHCNFTRAGQQLHITQGAVSRQIAALEEHLGYALFQRQARGLSLTREGQDWLPRVQQVFALIEQGVREVGGRSTTLQLKAPTCVMRWLLPRLMEWQALRPDVPVELTTTVQHGVDFRREGFDAAVVYGDAPNHGLHVRKLFDEQLTPVCAPSLREGPIPLQQVEDLARHMLLHPSRDEHDWRLWLQAAGATLATHGPKQHFETLDMAMAMASQGTGVAIGDWSLIGDDLRGGRLCMPFALKVVTGKGYYLVSQAKSLAPGLVELLDWLEGQASQ, from the coding sequence ATGAAACGCCTCCCGCCCCTGCCCGCCCTGCATACCTTCTTGGTCACAGCCCAGCACTGCAACTTCACCCGTGCAGGGCAACAGCTGCACATCACCCAAGGCGCCGTCAGCCGACAGATTGCCGCCCTTGAAGAGCATCTGGGTTATGCCCTGTTCCAGCGCCAGGCCCGCGGCCTGAGCCTGACCCGAGAAGGCCAGGACTGGCTGCCACGGGTGCAGCAGGTGTTCGCGCTGATCGAGCAAGGCGTGCGAGAAGTGGGTGGGCGCAGCACGACCTTGCAGCTCAAGGCCCCCACCTGCGTGATGCGCTGGCTGTTACCGCGCCTGATGGAATGGCAGGCACTGCGCCCGGATGTGCCGGTGGAATTGACCACCACGGTGCAGCATGGGGTGGATTTTCGTCGCGAGGGCTTTGATGCGGCGGTGGTCTATGGCGATGCGCCCAACCACGGGCTGCATGTACGCAAACTGTTCGATGAACAACTTACGCCAGTGTGCGCACCTTCGCTGCGTGAGGGACCGATACCCTTGCAGCAGGTGGAAGACCTGGCGCGGCATATGCTGCTGCACCCCTCGCGGGATGAACATGATTGGCGGTTGTGGTTGCAGGCCGCTGGGGCGACGCTGGCGACTCATGGGCCGAAACAGCATTTCGAGACGCTGGACATGGCGATGGCCATGGCCTCGCAGGGCACGGGCGTAGCCATTGGTGACTGGTCGCTGATTGGTGATGACTTGCGCGGCGGGCGGCTGTGCATGCCGTTTGCGCTCAAGGTGGTGACAGGGAAAGGGTATTACCTGGTGAGCCAGGCCAAGAGCTTGGCGCCGGGGCTGGTGGAATTACTGGACTGGCTGGAGGGTCAAGCCAGCCAGTGA